From a single Macrobrachium rosenbergii isolate ZJJX-2024 chromosome 9, ASM4041242v1, whole genome shotgun sequence genomic region:
- the LOC136841873 gene encoding alpha-1,6-mannosyl-glycoprotein 2-beta-N-acetylglucosaminyltransferase-like — MRWRRSCKRLMILLMFVCMTVKLHLEFRLLDTTKANSFSPWWTNETLGHLRGFPKTKSLPRGNATVKEGSLKHILLVGGKLGRAVESEKSQTDASEGIKDSEARDVAGPRKNETNKSVGSSSDAETTKSNGTLNAKETKKNSTEKVILPSLKPQKERENDLHLPHPPLSHIHSNRKLTNENADAKKDAGLEGGAKTKTTPDEKHGENILHPQVAKPKEDTKPKPEVDPKPPPKSLPRPLPRQALHPGPKKKTPSRRGVSHDVDPQEMSLSPEEIEKIKKKLEQLNEEQTIYNEETFGPILRNTTILLVQVHNRLENLRYLVESMRNTRGINESLVIFSHDYWYPAMNDFVTNITEFRVMQMFFPFSIQLHPHKFPGRDPRDCSWNVNRLHGLTCLNREWPDIYGHYREASFTQIKHHWWWKIHRVFHDLRATKVNYTGHVIFLEEDHYILPDLLYVLSVLQKQRSSHCSTCQVLALGNYNKMSPSVYKNFVERGDWWVTKHNLGFALDMAAWKSLASCKNQFCLFDDYNWDWTLNNLIQTCFKPRMSMLSVKFSRVIHVGSCGTHVKKRTCDVQKEVQAAKTRINLGKEWLFPKHLAYQNVYRGSGRVKKGNGGWGDFRDRQLCRAIWNGTASEETLKRLEMNQFG; from the exons ATGAGGTGGCGACGGTCGTGTAAGCGGCTCATGATTCTACTCATGTTTGTCTGCATGACCGTCAAACTCCACCTTGAATTCCGCCTGCTGGATACGACCAAGGCGAACTCCTTCTCCCCCTGGTGGACTAACGAAACTCTGGGCCACCTCAGGGGGTTTCCCAAGACGAAAAGTCTTCCCAGAGGGAACGCAACTGTGAAAGAGGGCTCTCTGAAACATATCCTCCTCGTAGGGGGAAAATTAGGGAGAGCGGTAGAATCTGAGAAGTCCCAGACAGATGCCTCCGAAGGAATTAAAGACTCTGAAGCCAGAGACGTAGCGGGTCCGAGGAAGAACGAAACAAATAAGTCAGTCGGTTCTTCATCGGACGCCGAGACGACGAAATCGAACGGCACCCTCAACGCCaaagaaactaagaaaaacagCACAGAGAAGGTCATTCTCCCCAGTCTTAAACCGCAGAAAGAAAGGGAGAACGATCTCCACTTGCCCCACCCACCTCTCAGTCACATCCACAGCAACAGAAAGTTAACGAATGAGAACGCGGACGCCAAAAAGGACGCGGGTCTCGAAGGAGGCGCTAAGACGAAAACAACCCCTGATGAAAAGCATGGGGAGAATATTTTGCACCCCCAAGTGGCAAAACCGAAAGAAGATACAAAACCCAAACCCGAAGTGGACCCTAAACCGCCCCCGAAATCGCTCCCCAGGCCACTCCCAAGGCAGGCCCTTCACCCCGGCCCCAAGAAGAAGACTCCATCGAGGAGGGGCGTGTCCCACGACGTGGACCCTCAGGAAATGTCCTTGAGTCCGGAGGAAATTGAGAAGATCAAGAAGAAGCTGGAACAACTGAACGAAGAGCAGACGATATACAACGAAGAGACATTTGGCCCCATCCTGCGAAATACAACCATATTACTTGTCCAG GTCCATAACAGGCTGGAGAACCTGCGCTACCTGGTGGAGAGCATGAGGAACACAAGGGGCATCAACGAGTCCCTGGTCATCTTCAGCCACGACTACTGGTACCCGGCCATGAACGACTTCGTGACCAACATCACGGAATTCCGGGTAATGCAGATGttcttcccgttttctatacaGCTCCACCCGCACAAGTTTCCGGGCAGGGACCCCAGGGATTGCTCCTGGAACGTCAATAG ACTTCATGGCTTGACTTGCCTGAACAGAGAATGGCCTGATATATACGGACATTACCGGGAAGCCTCCTTCACCCAGATAAAACATCACTGGTGGTGGAAGATACATAG GGTCTTTCATGACCTGCGAGCCACAAAGGTCAACTACACAGGTCACGTGatattcctggaggaggaccacTACATCCTGCCGGACCTCCTGTACGTCCTCTCCGTCCTTCAGAAGCAAAGGAGCTCTCACTGTAGCACCTGTCAGGTTCTCGCTCTCGGAAATTACAACAAGATGTCGCCGAGCGTTTACAAAAATTTC GTCGAGCGAGGCGACTGGTGGGTGACGAAGCACAACCTGGGCTTCGCCCTGGACATGGCTGCCTGGAAGTCCCTGGCGTCCTGCAAGAACCAGTTCTGCCTCTTCGACGACTACAACTGGGACTGGACCCTCAACAACCTCATCCAGACTTGCTTCAAGCCCAGAATGTCCATGCTTTCGGTCAAGTTCTCCAGGGTCATACACGTCGGCAGctg CGGGACGCACGTCAAGAAGAGAACGTGCGACGTCCAGAAGGAGGTCCAGGCAGCCAAGACGCGGATAAATCTCGGGAAGGAATGGCTATTCCCGAAGCACCTCGCTTACCAGAACGTCTACAGGGGGTCGGGTCGCGTCAAGAAGGGCAACGGAGGCTGGGGAGATTTCAGGGACCGCCAGCTCTGCCGGGCCATCTGGAACGGCACTGCCTCGGAAGAAACTCTCAAAAGGCTGGAAATGAATCAGTTTGGCTGA